DNA sequence from the Leptospirillum ferrooxidans C2-3 genome:
GAATTCATGGAAATCAATTCATCCCTGGATATGCCAAGGGCGAGGCGAAAGTTTGAGGGACACGTTTTGGCCCAGGTGATTGCGGGGAAAATTGACGCTCTCTCCTCCGTTGAACGTCAGTCTTGCATCGTTTTTCTGTTGGGGTATCTGGCCGGAGCAACAAACATCGCCTATCGGAAGGGAGCCGAAGTCGAAACAATGATGCTTCCGTCTGATAACTGAAGGGGGTATGGATCCTTCCGGGGAAAGGAATAAATCCTTAAAATTTTTCTATAATTTTTGTGAATCGGTAAATTCGTGGAGAACGCAAGAATGGATTCCCGAAAAAAATTTTTCGATGGAGAAGAAAATGTTGACTATTTATGATTTCAACAATGTTACAGCCTATTGTCTTGAGCTAATGGGACCAATGTTACCATTGAACATCCAAAGAAATCTTGAAAAAATTGCCAGAGAGGCAGGTTTATTCATTAAGCCGTGGAATTCCGAAAAAGAAATTGAAAACACCAGAAACGGTGTCATTGATGTTACACAGAGTCCCCCGATGGAGGCTATTGCACATCAATTGAAAGTGTGGGACCCCGAAAATTCAGGAAGAAGGTTTGTAGTCCATCTTTTTTATGCAGGGAGCCCACATACAACAAAAAATAGGAGCCGACGGCAAGAATGGGAAAGGAACCATCCAGGAAATGAGGAAATCGTTGAACATGAGTTTACTGCGGGAAATTCGGATCTCCTGACAGCTCAGCAGAAAGAGGAAGTAGAACAGATATTAAAGGAGGCTGGGATCAAATGAAGATGTTTATCCTGTCTGGATCGAAAAGGACGAGGAAAGCGGCGGAATCCAGTCGACAAGACCTTGGGCCTTGATGGGAAGAGCATTCGGAGTGGTGTTCCGAATCCGAAGAGGTTCCATCTCTCAAGAATCCCAGAAAATCCGCGATGTGTCCAGTATCTTCATATGTAAATGATTATTTTAAAATCATATTCCAAATTTTGAATTGCTGAGAAAATTAGGATTGACAAGTGTCAGAAGGTGTAGGAAAATGACAATTGGAATTGGCCCAATCCTGATTAGTCACCTTGATGGTGTGCGTCTCCTTATTTAAGGAGTAGGGGTTGGGTTTTTATTGGGGCCACACGCGAAGATCTGTTTCTTTTGCGGCAATATATCGGTAATAGTCGCTGGCGTCTTTTTTATTCTGGACCTTTCTATTGATTACTCCTGCCACGTAGTCCACAAGCTGTAGTAAATTATTGGATTTTGACGACTGCATCTTCACTTTTTTAATCAGCCGGTGGTCAGGATCTGTTATCTTCCGTTTGAGATATTTTGCAAGTTCACATTGGAATGTATCTGAGCCACACGCATCGATTACAACAATCGTATCCGATAAATACGGTTTGGAGTTCTCAAATACCGTCCCGCATGTAAATTTGTAGAGGGAGGATTTCACTTGGAACCCTGGCCCCCAAAGGTTCGGAGAGGATTTATTCAGGGAAAATCCAAGATATTGGAAATTGTAGGAGGCAGTAGCTTCAAGAAACTTCCGGCGGATTCGGTCTGAGTTGGATTGAAAGTGAAACTCATATGTGGAAGGCAAATTCAGTTCTGCTCTGAGCTGATTAATTCTTTGATCACAGCTTTCAGCCTCGGAATGCTCTTCAAAAAGAACCAATGCAACGGTGAAATAGAGGCTTGACCCCCGGTCTGTTTTAAGGCCCGTGTCTCCAGTTTCGTCAACAAATGCCAGCAACAGAATTCCCTCGATAAAACATCGGACTTTTTTTCAAAATCCCCACTCTTCCGATTAGACATCCCCCATTGACTCCAAATTATGATTTAACCAGCCGGAGGTTGGCAGAGACGAAATACTGTGAGTTCTGAGATGCTGCGTTATATCCCTGAAACTAATTTATCCGTATCGCTCTTGCACTCTTTGTCAACCTCAACCGACCTCCCTTCCGACCCAAACGACCACTCCACAGATCGTGAAGTCCTTTCCTTCCAGAGGAAGAACGGGATAGCGATCGTTGACAGGATGAAGAAACCAGCGCGGACCATCGATCTTGAGCCGTTTGAAGGTTGCCTCCATCTCGCCATTCAAGCGGACCACAACATCTGAGTTATGCCTGGGTTCCTTATCCGGATCCACGATGACGATGGATCCATCTGGATAGTCGGGATCCATCGAATCTCCCTTGACCCGAAGGGCGAAGGAATGAGGCCCGCATTTAGACGGGCACGGAATCATTTCTTCAGCATGCCCGGGAGGGT
Encoded proteins:
- a CDS encoding DUF3800 domain-containing protein, giving the protein MLAFVDETGDTGLKTDRGSSLYFTVALVLFEEHSEAESCDQRINQLRAELNLPSTYEFHFQSNSDRIRRKFLEATASYNFQYLGFSLNKSSPNLWGPGFQVKSSLYKFTCGTVFENSKPYLSDTIVVIDACGSDTFQCELAKYLKRKITDPDHRLIKKVKMQSSKSNNLLQLVDYVAGVINRKVQNKKDASDYYRYIAAKETDLRVWPQ